DNA sequence from the Anaerolineae bacterium genome:
TCGCAGACGTTGGTGGGCGGCCTCGGCGGGAGTATATGGGCTAGCATGCGCTTCTAAGCCCACGGCTTGGTTCCTGGCTCCGTTTTACGCGCTGCTCCTGACGGACAGCTGGGCGCTCCGATGGCGCGAGTTATCTGGGAAGGCCCCCGTTATCCTGCGACGAGCGAGCCCAGCCATCACTGTGTTTCTGCTGCTAACGCTCCCATATTTAGCTTGGGATGCTAACGCGCTGATAGACGATGTATGGCGTTGGTCGGCTGGCACGGCTGAGACACCCTATCAGATCCGTGGCTGGGGGCTGGCGAACTTCGTGTTGGCGCTGGGGCTAGTCGAAAGCCGGCTGAGTTACTGGCCGTTTTGGGTTCCTGAACTGCTGATCGCAGCTCCGCTGCTGGTGCTCACTGTGGCCAGACAGATGCGGCATAACGGGATCAGCGCCGCCTGCTGGGGATATGGGTTGCTCCTCTTCGGCTTTCTCTTCGCCTCTCGTTTTCTTAACGAAAACTATTTGGGATACATTCTGGCCCTGCTGGCGATTGGCGCCTTGGCCTCGTCAGTTGAAGATCAACCAGGTTTGAATCAGAGCCATTAAGCTTCAAAGGCCCCATGCTAGGAGGACGATGATGCTGCGACTACCGGAGAAAACCGCTATTATCACCGGTGCTGGGCGAGGGATCGGCAAGGCGATTGCTCACAAGTTCTTGCAGGAAGGCGCGCGCATCCTGATCTGCGATCTCATGCCGGACCGGATCGAGGCAGCCGCTCAGGAGCTGAGCCAGCTCGGTGAAGTTCAGGCCATGACCGGCGATGTAAGCGATCCAGCCTTCTGCGATGCCCTGGTCCAGCGCGCCCTGGAGGCATTCGGCGAGCTGAACATCCTGGTGAACAACGCCGGCATTGCCATCTTCCAGCCGTTTCTAGAGCACTCGGAGGCTGCCTGGGATCGTACCTTGGCCGTGAACTTGAAGTCTATGTTCCTGCTCGGACAGCGCGCGGCGCGGATTATGGTAGCCCAGGGCAAAGGCGGCGCGATCATCAACATGGCCTCGACCAACGGCCACGTAGGGGAGCGAGGTCTGGCCGCTTACAACGCGTCTAAAGCTGGCGTCGTCCTGCTCACCAAGACCATGGCCATCGAGTTGGCGCCGTATAACATTCGAGTCAATTGCGTCTCCCCAGGCTTCATCCTGACCGAATTGATCCGGGAGGCGGCCGATGAAGCGTACATCCAAGGCTATCTGAGCAAGATCCCTCTAGGACGCTATGGCCGGCCAGAAGAGGTGGCCAATCTGTGCGCCTTCCTGGCCTCCGACGAGGCCTCGTTTATCACGGGAGACTCGGTCATCATTGACGGCGGCCAGCTCTCGGAAGAGTGAGCGAGCGGTCACCAATGCCAGCCCATCAGCGAAGGGCCGACGCCGGCAAACGGGCTCAGCGCGATCCCGTTCAACCCCGGTCGGATGGCGACTCCTATCGGCAGCGCAAACAGGAAGTCCACCGGGCGTTGGTCCGCCAGATAGGCGGCCAGTTGTTGATAAACGGCTTGTCGCGCCGCCGTGGCGCAGGCTGAAGCCGATCGTCCGGCCTGCCAGAGGGCATCGGCCTGGGCGTCCTGCCAGCCCGTCAGATTGAACCCGCGCCGCGGCTGGGCTTGATCTGATCGCCAGTACCATGATTGGTCGGGATCTAGGTTGATCGGCCAGCCGAAGATGGCGACGTCGAAATCGCGGCGGAACAAGGCATCGGCCAGGCTCAGGTAGGGAAGGATCTCGACCTCGGCAGGCACGCCCACGGCACGATAGGCTGCAGCCACGAGCATGGCCAGGTCGCGACGCACCGGGTTCTCGCCGTTGGCCTTCACACGTACCAACAGCGGCTCGCCATGATGCTCTCGCCAGCCATCGCCATCGGTATCGCGCCAGCCTGCCGCATCCAACAAGGCCGCAGCGCGCTCACGGTTGAAAGCCGGCGGCGTGGGAGCCGGCGCGATCGCCCACAGCGCCGGCAGCCAGGGAGCGCCGAGGGGTAACCCGCGCCCGTCTAGGGCGAGCTGATTGAGCTGCGAGCGATCGAGGGCCAGCGCCAGCGCTTGGCGAAGGCGGGTGTCAGCTAGCCTCAGCCGCTTCTGGTTCAAGAAGACGCCGACGTACTCCAGCCCAGGTTCCCATTGGATCGGCCATCCCGGTGGTGGGTTCAGCGCCAGCTCACGCGGTAAGAGGGCCACATCCAGCTCGCCCGCCTCCCATGCCTCCCGAAGCTGTGATGGGGAGAGGACGCGCAGGCGCCATTCGGCGATCTGCGGCGCGCCCCGCCAATAGGCTTCATTGGCCCACAGCACGACTTCGCCAGCTCCCCAGCTCCCAAAGCGCAACGGGCCGCTGCCGAGTGGCGAGCGCTCGAACGTCGCCCGCGCGCGGGCATCTCCTCCCCATCGGTGTGCTGGTATAAGCGGCAGATCTCCTAGCCTCGTCAGGTCAGGACACGAGGGTTCGTCGAGATGGACGACGACCGTCGAGTCAGAGATGGCCTGCGCGGAGAGGACGTGGGCGAGCTGGACGAAGTAGGGGCTGTTCACGGTGAGGCTGATCGCAGCGTGGATAGTGAAGGCCACGTCCTTGGCGGTCACCGGCGTCCCATCGTGCCAAGTCATCCCGCTGCGCACCGTCAGCGTGATGGTCTGGCTATCTGCGGCCACGGTCCATGTCTCGACCACGCCGGGCGTCATCCGTCCATCATTGGGGTCGGGGGGCATCAGGCGATCGAACAGGGCGTCTACCACAAAGCGAGCCGCGAGATCGTCCGGGGGTAAGCGTAACGGATCCAGCGTTTCTTCTGGCAGCGTCAGGCCGATGACGAGATCGCGTCTAGCGGAATCGCCGATCTGGGCCGACGCGGGCCGGGTAGGCGTCCAGGTGGGAAATTGGACGCTGGGAAGCATCGGGTTCACAGGCTCAGAGGGTGAAAGGAAGGAACAGGCGATGGCCAAGGCCACGACGCCGGCGATTCCGATAAAAACGCCTCCCCACCTCAGGGGGAGGCGTCGGTGGGCCATGGGATGCGCTCCGTCCACTTGTTGGATAGTTAGGCACAAGTAGCAAAATCAGAAATAGGTGAACCTCACCGCTCTCGTCAACTATGCCGCACGAACACAGAAGTTGCCTCAGCCATCGCTATCTTGTACCCCGCATGCGCGGGTCTAGGGCATCCCGCAAACCGTCGCCCAGGAAGTTGAAGGCGAACATAGTAATGGCTAGAGCTAGAGCCGGAAAGATCGCCTGGTTCGGATAGGTGCGCACCATCTGTGAACCTTCGGAGATCATCGCTCCCCAGGAGGGGGTCGGCGGGTTTACGCCTAGGCCGATAAAGGACAGAAAGGCTTCCGTCGAGATATAAGAGGGGATGGCCAGCGTCTCGGCTACGATCAAAGGGCCGATGATATTGGGCAAGATATGACGGAACATGATACGGAAGTCAGAAGCCCCAATCATGCGTGCGGCTTCGATGAACTCCTTCTCACGGAGGGAGAGGGTCTGGCCGCGCGCCAGCCGGGCCATCGTCTCCCAGGCCGTCAGGCCGATGCCTACAAAGATGAAGAGCATTCCTCCTAGGCGGGCATCTAACTGGCTGATGGCATAGGCAAAGGTGCCAGGCTCCGGCTTCGCGAACGTAGAGCGGAAAAACGCCATCAGCAGGATGATGAAAAGCAGGGTGGGGAACCCATAAAGCACGTCCACGATGCGCATCATGATGTTGTCCACGCGGCCGCCGAAGTACCCAGAGATGCTGCCGTACGTCAAGCCAATGAGCAAGCTGATGAGCGGGCCAATCAGCGCCACGGTGAGCGAAACGCGAGTGCCATACACGATCCGGCTGAATAGATCACGGCCGACATAATCAGCCCCCAGGAGGTAATCGTTGCTGATCTTAGCGTAGGTTTGCATACTGGGGAAAACTCGCACGAGCCAGGCCGGGACCTTGTTGTTATCGGTCAGCACCTGTTCCTCGTATGAGCGCGGCGCGATCTGCGGAGCGAAGATCG
Encoded proteins:
- a CDS encoding SDR family oxidoreductase — its product is MLRLPEKTAIITGAGRGIGKAIAHKFLQEGARILICDLMPDRIEAAAQELSQLGEVQAMTGDVSDPAFCDALVQRALEAFGELNILVNNAGIAIFQPFLEHSEAAWDRTLAVNLKSMFLLGQRAARIMVAQGKGGAIINMASTNGHVGERGLAAYNASKAGVVLLTKTMAIELAPYNIRVNCVSPGFILTELIREAADEAYIQGYLSKIPLGRYGRPEEVANLCAFLASDEASFITGDSVIIDGGQLSEE
- a CDS encoding peptide ABC transporter substrate-binding protein; the encoded protein is MAHRRLPLRWGGVFIGIAGVVALAIACSFLSPSEPVNPMLPSVQFPTWTPTRPASAQIGDSARRDLVIGLTLPEETLDPLRLPPDDLAARFVVDALFDRLMPPDPNDGRMTPGVVETWTVAADSQTITLTVRSGMTWHDGTPVTAKDVAFTIHAAISLTVNSPYFVQLAHVLSAQAISDSTVVVHLDEPSCPDLTRLGDLPLIPAHRWGGDARARATFERSPLGSGPLRFGSWGAGEVVLWANEAYWRGAPQIAEWRLRVLSPSQLREAWEAGELDVALLPRELALNPPPGWPIQWEPGLEYVGVFLNQKRLRLADTRLRQALALALDRSQLNQLALDGRGLPLGAPWLPALWAIAPAPTPPAFNRERAAALLDAAGWRDTDGDGWREHHGEPLLVRVKANGENPVRRDLAMLVAAAYRAVGVPAEVEILPYLSLADALFRRDFDVAIFGWPINLDPDQSWYWRSDQAQPRRGFNLTGWQDAQADALWQAGRSASACATAARQAVYQQLAAYLADQRPVDFLFALPIGVAIRPGLNGIALSPFAGVGPSLMGWHW
- a CDS encoding ABC transporter permease, whose product is MTVQSRTWDVQAREVIFTRRSQSLWADALWRLLRNRAAIIGSVIIILLLLTAIFAPQIAPRSYEEQVLTDNNKVPAWLVRVFPSMQTYAKISNDYLLGADYVGRDLFSRIVYGTRVSLTVALIGPLISLLIGLTYGSISGYFGGRVDNIMMRIVDVLYGFPTLLFIILLMAFFRSTFAKPEPGTFAYAISQLDARLGGMLFIFVGIGLTAWETMARLARGQTLSLREKEFIEAARMIGASDFRIMFRHILPNIIGPLIVAETLAIPSYISTEAFLSFIGLGVNPPTPSWGAMISEGSQMVRTYPNQAIFPALALAITMFAFNFLGDGLRDALDPRMRGTR